In Cervus canadensis isolate Bull #8, Minnesota chromosome 6, ASM1932006v1, whole genome shotgun sequence, one DNA window encodes the following:
- the LOC122444256 gene encoding olfactory receptor 11G2-like: MNVSSREITHSVTHFILLGFPSSPEMQRFYFVLFSAAYILTLMGNTAIVCAVRWDQRLHTPMYIFLGNFSFLEICYVTTTVPNMLAHFLSSSKSISFVGCFAQFYFFFSFGCDEGFYLCIMAFDRYLAICRPLHYPRIMTKDLYTGLVIFGWSCGFILFVTPVVLISRLPFCNPNIIDHFICDPVPLMMLSCSEDTTTQFIYSTFNVIFMIGTFLFILCAYALVILAVIRLPSAASKRKAFSTCASHLAVVILFFGSVMVMYVSPGSGHPVKRQKFITLFYSVITPLCNPLIYSLRNKKMKAALMKVLRLDNMLIKYK, from the coding sequence ATGAATGTGTCCAGCAGAGAAATCACCCACTCTGTTACCCACTTTATCCTCCTGGGCTTTCCCTCAAGCCCAGAAATGCAGCGCTTCTACTTCGTGCTCTTCTCAGCAGCCTATATCCTGACCCTGATGGGGAACACAGCCATTGTCTGTGCTGTGCGGTGGGATCAGCGCCTTCACACCCCCATGTACATCTTCTTGGGGAATTTCTCTTTCCTGGAAATATGTTATGTCACCACAACCGTCCCCAACATGTTGGCCCACTTCCTGTCCTCAAGCAAGTCCATCTCCTTTGTGGGTTGTTTTGCACAGTTCTACTTCTTCTTCTCTTTTGGGTGTGACGAGGGCTTCTACCTTTGCATCATGGCCTTTGACAGGTATCTTGCCATCTGCCGTCCTCTGCATTACCCACGCATCATGACTAAAGACCTCTACACTGGCCTCGTCATCTTTGGGTGGTCCTGTGGGTTCATTCTCTTCGTAACCCCAGTTGTTCTCATTTCACGGTTGCCCTTTTGCAACCCAAATATCATCGACCATTTTATATGTGATCCTGTCCCATTGATGATGCTGTCCTGTTCTGAAGACACCACCACACAATTCATTTACTCTACTTTCAATGTTATTTTCATGATCGGCACCTTTCTCTTCATCCTTTGCGCCTATGCACTGGTGATTCTGGCTGTGATAAGGTTGCCCTCAGCAGCCAGCAAACGcaaggctttctctacttgtgctTCTCATCTGGctgtggtaattctgttttttggCTCTGTTATGGTGATGTATGTTAGTCCTGGATCAGGACACccagtgaaaaggcaaaaattcaTTACCTTGTTTTATTCTGTGATAACACCTTTATGCAATCCTCTAATATATAGCCTCAGGAACAAGAAGATGAAGGCTGCCCTTATGAAAGTCTTGAGATTGGACAACAtgttaataaaatacaaatga
- the LOC122444257 gene encoding olfactory receptor 11H6-like: protein MYVLLANFSFLEMWYVTSTVPSMLANFLSETKTISFSGCFLQFYFFFSMGTTETFILSAMAFDRYLAICRPLHYPTVMTVQRCIRLGACCWLCGFSCFLLPVYLISQLPFCGPNTIDHFLCDPGPLMKLSCVPAPATEIICATFNSVLIFSTFLFITSSYTLVIRAVLRVPSAEGRQKAFSTCGSHLAVVSLFYGSIMVMYVSPTAGNPAGIQKMVTLFYSVMTPLFNPLIYSLRNKEMKEALRKLIRSAIFVQRKPLKN, encoded by the coding sequence atgtacgtCCTGCTGGCCAATTTTTCCTTCCTGGAGATGTGGTATGTCACTTCTACAGTCCCCAGTATGCTAGCCAACTTTCTCTCTGAGACCAAGaccatctccttctctggctGCTTCCTCCAGTTCTACTTCTTCTTCTCCATGGGCACCACTGAGACCTTCATATTATCTGCCATGGCCTTTGACAGGTACCTTGCCATCTGCAGGCCCCTTCACTACCCCACTGTCATGACGGTGCAACGATGCATCAGATTAGGAGCCTGCTGCTGGCTGTGTGGcttttcctgttttctcctcCCAGTTTATCTCATCTCCCAGCTTCCTTTTTGTGGCCCCAATACTATTGATCACTTCCTATGTGACCCAGGACCACTTATGAAGTTGTCTTGCGTGCCAGCTCCTGCCACTGAGATTATCTGTGCCACCTTTAACTCAGTCCTAATTTTTTCCACTTTCCTGTTCATTACCAGCTCCTACACCCTGGTGATCAGAGCTGTGCTTAGGGTCCCTTCAGCAGAAGGCCGGCAGAAGGCTTTCTCTACCTGCGGTTCCCATCTGGCTGTGGTGTCTCTGTTCTATGGCTCCATCATGGTGATGTATGTGAGCCCAACAGCAGGCAATCCAGCCGGGATTCAGAAAATGGTGACCTTATTTTATTCTGTGATGACTCCACTTTTCAATCCCTTGATCTACAGCCTCCGGAATAAGGAAATGAAGGAGGCCCTGAGAAAACTGATTAGGAGTGCGATATTTGTTCAAAGAAAGCCTCTCAAGAACTAG
- the LOC122444056 gene encoding olfactory receptor 11H12-like, producing the protein MINTCLLNLQVTDPMNISEPDSSFAFVREFILLGFSCEWKIQSLLFSLFLTVYALTLTGNGAIICALWCDQRLHIPMYIFLGNFSFLEIWYVSSTVPKMLVNFLSDKKTISFVGCFLQFYFFFSLGTTECLLLAIMAFDRYLAICHPLHYPNIMTGHLCTKLVLICWVCGFLWFLIPIVLISQMPFCGPNIIDHVVCDPGPLFTLACVSAPKTQLLCYSLSSIVIFGNFLFILGSYSLVLTAVLRMPSATGRQKAFSTCGSHLAVVSLFYGSLMVMYVSPGLGHSARMQKVATLFYAMVTPLFNPFIYSFRNKEIKAALRKLLGNFNIM; encoded by the coding sequence ATGATAAATACATGTCTTTTGAACTTGCAGGTTACTGACCCAATGAACATCTCTGAGCCAGATTCCAGCTTTGCTTTTGTAAGAGAATTTATACTCCTAGGTTTTTCTTGTGAGTGGAAGATTCAGAGCCTCCTCTTCTCACTCTTCCTTACAGTATATGCTCTGACCTTAACAGGGAATGGGGCCATTATTTGTGCTTTATGGTGTGACCAGCGACTCCACATCCCCATGTACATATTCCTGGGGAATTTCTCCTTTCTAGAGATCTGGTATGTCTCTTCTACAGTCCCCAAGATGTTGGTCAATTTCCTCTCAGATAAAAAAACCATCTCCTTTGTTGGATGTTTcctacaattttatttctttttttccttgggaACAACTGAATGCTTACTTTTGGCTATCATGGCTTTTGATCGGTACCTTGCTATCTGCCATCCCTTGCACTACCCTAATATCATGACTGGGCATCTCTGTACCAAACTGGTCCTTATCTGCTGGGTCTGTGGATTTCTGTGGTTCCTGATCCCCATTGTTCTCATTTCTCAGATGCCCTTCTGTGGACCAAACATCATTGACCATGTTGTGTGTGACCCAGGGCCACTGTTTACATTGGCATGTGTCTCTGCCCCCAAAACCCAATTGCTTTGCTACAGTCTAAGCTCAATTGTTATCTTTGGGAACTTCCTCTTCATCCTTGGGTCCTACAGTCTTGTCCTAACAGCTGTGTTGCGTATGCCTTCAGCTACTGGGAGACagaaagccttctccacctgtgggTCTCATTTGGCTGTGGTATCCCTGTTCTATGGCTCTCTCATGGTCATGTATGTGAGCCCAGGACTTGGCCATTCTGCTAGGATGCAGAAAGTTGCAACTTTGTTCTATGCTATGGTGACCCCACTCTTCAATCCCTTTATCTATAGCTTCCGGAATAAGGAGATAAAAGCAGCCTTGAGGAAACTTCTCGGGAATTTCAACATAATGTAA